The Anaerolineae bacterium DNA segment CCCGATGGCGGCCGCCATCGGCTCCTCGATCAAATAGGCCTCGCGGGCCCCGGCGTTGAGCGACGCCTCGTAGACGGCCCGCTTCTCCACTTCCGTGCAACCGCTGGGAATGCCCACCACCACCCGCGGACGAGGCAAGCTGAGCATCATCTGCTGATGCACTCGACGGATGAAGTACACCAGCATCTTCTCGGTGACGTCGAAATCTGAGATGACGCCATCCCGAAGGGGACGGATGGCCACGATGTTGGCCGGGGTCCTCCCGACCATCTGCTTGGCCTCCAGGCCGATGGCGACCACTCGCTTGGACTTGGCCTCGATGGCGACGACGGAAGGCTCGTTGATAACGATCCCCTTCCCCCGCACGCTCACCAGCGTGTTGGCGGTGCCCAAGTCGATGCCGATGTCGAGAGAGAACAGACCCAGAAGGGAGTTGAGTGGGTTAAACACGCAATTGTACTCCTGGTGGCCAGGTGAAGTCTGAGCGTCCACAGGAGTGCGAGTTCTCCCTGTGCCGCCGCGATTATAGCACACGCTCAGGTACGCGACCACACGGCCTGGATACATCCGGTGGACGCCAGCTTCAGGCAGCGAAGCGGTTGTGAAAGGGTAGAGGGTGCAGCGGGCGCGTCTGCCTCAGGCCAGTCTTCCGATTCCCCGCAGCGCCGCGCCTATGCGGTCCGGGTAGTCGGTGCCAATGGAGTCTACACCCATTTGCGCTAACTCGACAGCCCGGCTCCCGTCGTTCACCGTCCAGGCGTGGAGGCACAGTCCAGCCGCGTGGGCCTCCTCCGCCAATTGGGCCGACACTCGCGCCTGGTGCGGGCGGATAGAATTGGCCTGGAACCGCCGAGCTTCGGCTACCGGATCCGGGGTCCCGTGTCCGTACAGGATGCCGGTGGCGATGAGGTCCGTGATCTCACGCACCCACAGCAGGCAGGGGTGGTGAAAGGAAATGATGGCAGTGTGGTCGGCCCAGCCGGACTCCAGGACAGCGCTCACCGTCCGCTCCACCAACACCGGGGACGGCTCCGGCTCGCCCTTGATCTCCAGCACCAGGTCCAGCCCGATGCGTTGGCTGGCCGCCACCGCCTCAGACAAGGTAGGAATCTTCTGGCCAGCGTACTCCTGGTCGAACCAGCTGCCGGCATCCAGCCGCCTCAGGTCCGCCAGGGTGTACTGGTCTACCCTACCTCGCCCGTTGGTCACTCGGTCCACCATAGCGTCGTGGATGACGACCACCTGTCCATCGGCCGTGATCTGCAAGTCACACTCGAAAGCGTGGGCTCCCAACGCGCCCGCCTTCTCGAACGAGGCCACAGTGTTCTCTGGGGCATGCCCCGCCGCGCCCCGGTGGCCTACCACAACGACCTTTCCCGTCCCCATCGCATCCAGCTCAATCATTGTCCTTCGCTTCCCCCCAGCGTAGTGCGCCCCCGGCCCGAGCTCGGCGATGAGCCGACAGCTTAGGAGCCGGCTAGATCAGCCTGCCTGACCGCCTGTCCCAGGCAAGACGCCACTGCAAACGGGTCGCTGGCTACCACGCTCGAGGCGTACAGCTCCATGGCTCCGAAGTCGGCCACCCGATTAGTGAGGTCACCACGATCCACCAGGCGGGCCATCACCGGGAAGCCACTCCAGTCCTCTGCCGTCTCCGCCAGCGGCGGTACGTAGAATGCCACATTGAAGGACCGCACGCCCATCCGCTCGACCATGCATTCCAGAACCCGGTAGACGGCACCCGCCATGGCCTCATCGAGCGCCGGTCCCAGAAGCAGGACTTCCTTCTCCTTGATCGGGGTCAGGTGGGCGAGCCCTCGTACTCCCGCGTCCTCCCAGCCCAATCCCAGGTCCCTGTGAGCCTTCCACAAGTCATCAAAGAGGTCAGTGCCATGGTCGGCCCGGTACTGCTGGGAGCACCGGCGCCACCACTCCACGTTGGCATAGTGAATGTCCTGCGACAGAGTCATCTGAGCGTGACCATGCACGATGCTGGCTCCGCTCTTCCACAAGCAGTTCCACATGAGGAAGAAGTAGACCGACGAGGGATCCAGCTCTCGCGCCCGTTCGGCCCAGGTCAGGGCGGTGCGCAGGTAGTCCGCGATCTCGGCCTCAGACCACCTGAGGGGGTCGTGCTCATCGAAGATCACCAACCCATGGAACCCGTCGTACTTGGCCACGTTACTGGCAGTGATACAATGCTGGCCGCGCACCCGGCCAAACGGGTCCTCCGGAGTGCCCGTCAGCGGATGACAGAATGGGTCGCCCTCGGATTCCGCGATTATCTGCTCGATCGTGGCCGACTCACAGACCTCGAATGGTCGGCAGGAGCGGATCTCGTTGAACAGCGCCCCCTCCAGAGTGACCAGGTTGGTCACCTTCACGATCCGCTGTGCCTCGACGCCGGCCACGGAGCCAAACCTCTGCTCCACCCACGGCCTCATAGCCGCTGGCACCCGCATCTGGCCCGTCACCGACGATACCCGGAACAGGCGGTCGAAGCGATCTCGTTGCTCCGCGCTGAGCCCGTCCACCAGCGCTGGCAGATCCAGTATTGTGTTGGCACACTCCAAAGACGGAACCTCCATGAAAGCTACCCTGCCTCCCTTGCCCGCACCATGCCCGGTGCAACCGACAAGGATAGCACCCACACCCGCCCGGCAGCAAGCCATTGTGGCCCAACACCGCATGAAAGCAGGGTA contains these protein-coding regions:
- a CDS encoding glycerophosphodiester phosphodiesterase; this translates as MIELDAMGTGKVVVVGHRGAAGHAPENTVASFEKAGALGAHAFECDLQITADGQVVVIHDAMVDRVTNGRGRVDQYTLADLRRLDAGSWFDQEYAGQKIPTLSEAVAASQRIGLDLVLEIKGEPEPSPVLVERTVSAVLESGWADHTAIISFHHPCLLWVREITDLIATGILYGHGTPDPVAEARRFQANSIRPHQARVSAQLAEEAHAAGLCLHAWTVNDGSRAVELAQMGVDSIGTDYPDRIGAALRGIGRLA